From the genome of Fusarium keratoplasticum isolate Fu6.1 chromosome 11, whole genome shotgun sequence, one region includes:
- a CDS encoding Amidase domain-containing protein: MRKALLEDWLKGLGCDCVAFPAAGDVGPANADSSFEGSDLAWRNGTYYSNGNRAMRHLGIPSVSVPMGLMSDKRVPVNLTFAGRAYDDVKLLQWANAYEAKTQHRIPPPHTPALETDVVPLSNMERQVDLPRPQLIVEKFEVTPKDGGPSLSVTLQDTVTIASLMTGPPELEMTIDASSVPSDKISVKELPKTGEREAQFYFTVDTITPKPVERQGLDKTWAPVARDMTMVVVLARAAPDGRPTGWLGLK; the protein is encoded by the coding sequence ATGCGGAAAGCCCTTCTCGAGGATTGGCTCAAGGGCCTTGGTTGTGACTGCGTTGCGTTCCCTGCAGCTGGAGACGTCGGGCCAGCCAACGCGGACTCGAGCTTCGAAGGCTCAGACCTGGCGTGGAGGAATGGCACTTATTACAGTAACGGTAATAGGGCCATGCGTCATTTGGGAATCCCTTCAGTCTCGGTGCCGATGGGACTCATGAGCGACAAGAGGGTCCCGGTCAACTTGACATTTGCTGGTCGAGCGTACGATGATGTCAAGCTACTCCAGTGGGCGAATGCGTACGAAGCAAAAACGCAGCATCGCATCCCTCCACCTCATACTCCTGCTCTAGAGACTGATGTTGTTCCCTTGTCGAACATGGAGCGTCAGGTCGATTTGCCCCGCCCTCAATTGATTGTCGAGAAATTCGAAGTCACCCCGAAGGATGGTGGACCTTCACTTAGTGTGACTCTGCAAGACACAGTCACCATTGCTTCTCTCATGACTGGGCCACCAGAGCTGGAAATGACAATTGATGCCTCTTCTGTTCCATCAGATAAGATTTCAGTGAAGGAACTCCCAAAGacaggagagagagaagccCAATTCTATTTTACTGTGGACACAATCACTCCCAAGCCAGTTGAGAGACAAGGATTGGATAAGACATGGGCCCCCGTCGCTCGCGACATGACAATGGTCGTTGTGTTAGCCAGGGCCGCTCCTGATGGACGACCAACTGGTTGGCTAGGATTAAAATAA
- a CDS encoding Mfs general substrate transporter — MGNKATTEAVGKAVMIEDAEAQCRGVLLYEEDGHARKLPVPSSDPNDPLNFGVWRQRLIITAVCVYGITGFGVIQSTPLFFGKLIAEYKIKTHGTFDPERITDLASYPSLCMGMGNFFFVPLSMAFGRRLAFILSNIALLGSVIWAAKSQSFESHLGARCLQGLTAGVSDCLLPIIVLDLSFLNKRSSRLVSYWALTAVGSSLLLIAVPFIVDHADGDWRVSYWFWTAWAAFSLVIIVVAVPETLFIRPAAALMGRIHATDAYGTHRTFATAEAARDAGFDIDHDGLDPAPTSFSYMRQLAPFSIQSSPVVRFFGACRDIFLCILVPGTLWALLLNSMIFGGLVVLSLTYSQRLEMEPWDFSPSTVGTVQAGATIGALFGLAYGEMTEPISRYLTRRNGGLREPEHVLPNFLLPSIVAFLGMIVYGVVGADPAKYSWVGIHAAFALFYFGFCAISAVTGVWLGELLPHRSGAAIVLVCGGRNAVSFGYSHSFGSWITSLGFQETYVLFGGVLFALGSLSIPLYFVNGRIRKVMSSIGWLKAY; from the exons atgggCAACAAGGCGACAACCGAAGCAGTGGGCAAGGCGGTCATGATCGAAGACGCCGAGGCTCAATGTCGTGGCGTCCTTCTCTACGAAGAGGATGGCCATGCCCGGAAGCTACCCGTACCCTCATCCGATCCCAACGACCCTCTCAACTTTGGAGTCTGGCGCCAGcgtctcatcatcaccgctgTCTGCGTATACGGCATCACGGGATTTGGCGTCATACAGTCAACTCCGCTGTTCTTTGGCAAGCTTATCGCAGAATACAAGATAAAGACCCACGGG ACGTTTGATCCAGAGCGCATTACCGACCTCGCCAGCTATCCTTCGCTGTGCATGGGCATGGGAAACTTCTTCTTCGTTCCTTTGTCGATGGCATTCGGTCGGCGTCTAGCCTTCATTCTTAGCAACATCGCCTTGCTAGGATCCGTTATCTGGGCAGCAAAGTCGCAATCCTTCGAGTCTCATCTTGGGGCCCGTTGCTTACAGGGACTCACGGCTGGAGTTTCTGACTGTTTG CTCCCCATCATCGTCCTTGACCTGTCGTTCCTCAACAAACGTAGCTCGCGCCTAGTCTCCTACTGGGCTCTTACGGCAGTTGGATCCTCGCTGCTATTGATCGCTGTACCTTTCATCGTTGACCACGCCGATGGCGATTGGCGCGTGAGCTACTGGTTCTGGACCGCATGGGCAGCGTTTTCCCTCGTCATCATTGTCGTGGCGGTACCCGAAACACTCTTTATCCGTCCCGCCGCGGCGCTCATGGGGAGAATTCACGCTACCGATGCGTACGGTACGCACAGAACCTTTGCTACGGCCGAAGCTGCCCGCGATGCTGGTTTCGATATCGACCATGACGGCTTGGACCCGGCCCCAACGTCCTTTTCATATATGCGGCAATTGGCACCTTTTTCTATCCAGTCCTCGCCTGTGGTGCGCTTTTTTGGTGCATGCAGAGATATCTTTTTGTGTATTCTTGTGCCGGGAACACTTTGGGcactcctcctcaacagcatGATATTTGGCGGCCTCGTTGTGCTCAGCCTCACCTATAGCCAACGTCTCGAGATGGAGCCTTGGGACTTTTCTCCATCCACAGTCGGAACGGTCCAGGCAGGAGCCACGATCGGAGCGCTGTTTGGCCTTGCCTATGGAGAAATGACAGAGCCCATCAGCCGATATCTGACCCGCCGCAATGGTGGACTGCGTGAACCTGAGCATGTCCTCCCCAATTTTCTCCTCCCCTCGATTGTGGCCTTTCTTGGCATGATCGTGTATGGAGTGGTGGGTGCAGACCCTGCTAAATACAGCTGGGTTGGGATACACGCTGCTTTTGCTCTCTTCTACTTCGGCTTCTGCGCCATCTCGGCTGTTACTGGCGTCTGGCTTGGAGAACTACTTCCTCATAGGTCAGGTGCAGCGATCGTTCTGGTTTGTGGAGGCAGGAATGCTGTTTCTTTCGGCTACAGCCACTCTTTTGGCTCTTGGATCACGTCTCTAGGTTTCCAGGAGACGTATGTCTTGTTTGGCGGTGTTCTTTTCGCCCTTGGCTCTCTTTCTATCCCGTTGTACTTTGTAAACGGTCGCATCCGTAAGGTTATGTCATCTATTGGATGGCTCAAGGCGTATTAG